The following are encoded in a window of Clostridium thermarum genomic DNA:
- the rpoZ gene encoding DNA-directed RNA polymerase subunit omega has product MNNSMINPSIVDLLKKVDNRYSLVIVTAKRARQLIDGADPLVKTGSNKPLTVAINEVNTGAIVYESLKEGIK; this is encoded by the coding sequence ATGAACAACTCTATGATTAATCCATCAATAGTAGACTTATTAAAAAAGGTTGACAATAGATACTCATTAGTAATTGTAACCGCAAAGAGAGCAAGACAGCTTATAGACGGAGCAGATCCATTGGTGAAAACTGGGTCTAATAAACCACTAACTGTAGCAATTAATGAAGTAAACACTGGGGCTATAGTCTATGAATCATTAAAAGAGGGTATTAAGTAA
- the coaBC gene encoding bifunctional phosphopantothenoylcysteine decarboxylase/phosphopantothenate--cysteine ligase CoaBC yields the protein MKYKKNVVLGVCGGIAAYKALEVVSALRKKDINVDVIMTEHATEFVTPLSFQSLSSNKVIVDMFEEPKVWEIQHISLAKKADLILVVPATANIIGKVANGIADDMLSTTIMASKAPVVFAPAMNTNMYENPIVQQNIEKLKAFGYTFIEPASGRLACGDEGKGKLPDPKLITEFALSKLYKIKDLMGKKVLITAGPTVAPIDPVRYICNHSSGKMGYALAEEARDRGGEVILVSGPTNLEPPVGVNVVKVNTNAEMHNAVLSFFHQSDIIIKCAAVSDFKVENYSNIKIKKDGDSVNLRLVQDNDILMELGKLKTQDQLLVGFAAESNDLIQNAKIKLAKKNLDYIIANDIMPTDTGFGSDYNKVNIISKDGSMISLDKMSKREVAEEIFNTIGKRR from the coding sequence ATGAAATACAAAAAAAATGTGGTGCTTGGTGTATGCGGTGGGATAGCTGCATATAAAGCACTTGAGGTTGTAAGTGCTTTAAGAAAAAAGGATATAAACGTAGATGTTATAATGACTGAGCATGCTACGGAATTTGTAACACCCTTGTCTTTTCAGTCACTAAGCTCAAACAAGGTCATTGTGGATATGTTTGAAGAACCAAAGGTTTGGGAAATTCAGCATATTTCTTTAGCAAAAAAAGCAGACCTGATTCTTGTGGTACCGGCTACAGCTAATATCATTGGCAAAGTAGCTAACGGTATTGCAGATGATATGCTTTCAACTACTATCATGGCTTCTAAGGCACCGGTAGTTTTTGCGCCTGCAATGAACACCAATATGTATGAAAATCCTATTGTGCAACAAAATATTGAAAAATTAAAAGCCTTTGGTTATACATTCATTGAGCCTGCCTCTGGCAGGTTAGCTTGTGGTGACGAGGGTAAAGGAAAGTTACCGGATCCAAAACTAATTACAGAGTTTGCCCTTTCAAAACTATATAAGATCAAAGATTTAATGGGTAAAAAGGTGCTTATCACTGCCGGCCCAACGGTTGCCCCCATTGATCCTGTTAGGTATATCTGTAATCATTCTTCGGGCAAGATGGGCTATGCTTTGGCAGAGGAAGCTCGTGACCGAGGTGGAGAAGTTATATTAGTTTCTGGACCTACAAACTTAGAACCGCCTGTAGGTGTAAATGTAGTGAAGGTAAACACTAATGCTGAAATGCACAATGCGGTACTTAGCTTTTTTCACCAAAGTGATATAATAATAAAATGTGCTGCAGTTTCTGACTTTAAGGTGGAAAACTACAGCAACATAAAAATCAAGAAAGACGGTGACTCAGTAAATTTGCGCTTAGTCCAGGACAATGATATTTTAATGGAGCTTGGTAAGCTAAAGACTCAGGATCAATTACTAGTGGGTTTTGCTGCAGAAAGTAACGACTTAATTCAAAATGCTAAGATAAAGCTAGCAAAAAAAAATCTGGATTATATCATAGCAAATGATATAATGCCGACGGATACAGGCTTCGGCTCAGATTATAACAAAGTAAACATCATTTCAAAGGATGGAAGTATGATTTCTTTGGATAAGATGAGCAAAAGAGAAGTGGCAGAGGAGATTTTTAATACTATAGGAAAAAGGCGCTAG
- the priA gene encoding primosomal protein N', whose amino-acid sequence MEYKYAGVVVNNDSIMVDKIFTYQVPEKLLGKVKLGQRVKIPFGKGDKLIDGFIMELKEELKEEMKYIKPIRTLCDESPLFDEEGIALIEQMKRRYLATYIDCIRLLIPTGLIKGMTNKTERVLYAKEMPAGKFDKSPYIEIYNAVKAENGLYTRTTLSNKFSFSLSSINTMLKHHMLSLEEVIVDRLDDREYGKYTAKTLNAEQIKAVETIMNSDKGKYLIHGVTGSGKTEIYLNLVENMLKEGKDSIVLVPEISLTPQMIERFKGRFGSDISVYHSKMSDGERFDEWMRIKNKRTKIAIGARSALFLPFSNLGLIIIDEEHENSYKSESNPKYDAREIAEFIAMQKGSKLVLGTATPSMDTYYRAKAGELELIEIKNRVDNAKLPNMVLADMREELAKNNRSIFSSKLYTSIEKALGRGEQIILFLNRRGFSTFVSCRKCGFVYKCKQCDITLTYHKEDNLMHCHYCGYRQPVHNQCPECSSKYIKYFGIGTERVEEEVKRYFPSAKTLRMDMDTTRKKNSYINIYESFKKGEAQILIGTQMIAKGLDFPNVTLVGVLAADLTLNLPDYKSAERTFQLLTQVAGRAGRSNKQGEVIIQTYTPDHYSIQYSLGNDYTSFYNREIGIRNNMNYPPFTELININLSSSKVDLLITTIKNLGIAINSYLEDKNNISILGPCPCAISKIKDMHRWQIILKGHFDHLTAAKIKDIVYDSLKNVYTEVRLNLDVNPNNLI is encoded by the coding sequence ATGGAATATAAATATGCCGGAGTAGTAGTTAATAATGATTCTATAATGGTGGATAAAATATTTACCTACCAAGTACCAGAAAAACTTTTAGGAAAAGTAAAACTAGGTCAAAGAGTGAAGATTCCTTTTGGAAAAGGCGATAAGTTAATTGACGGATTTATAATGGAGCTTAAGGAAGAGCTAAAGGAAGAGATGAAATATATTAAACCCATAAGGACACTTTGTGATGAAAGCCCATTATTTGATGAAGAAGGTATAGCACTCATAGAGCAGATGAAAAGACGTTACTTGGCCACCTATATAGACTGCATCAGACTGCTCATTCCAACAGGACTTATTAAAGGTATGACCAACAAAACGGAAAGAGTACTATATGCTAAGGAGATGCCTGCCGGGAAATTCGACAAATCTCCATATATTGAAATCTATAATGCAGTAAAAGCTGAAAACGGCCTTTATACAAGAACTACTCTCAGTAACAAGTTCAGCTTTTCCTTAAGCTCCATCAATACAATGTTAAAGCATCATATGCTCTCTTTGGAAGAAGTGATTGTAGATAGATTAGATGACAGGGAGTATGGAAAATATACAGCAAAAACCCTTAATGCAGAACAGATAAAAGCTGTGGAAACTATTATGAATAGTGATAAAGGCAAGTACCTTATACACGGTGTTACCGGAAGCGGTAAGACTGAAATATATCTTAATTTAGTAGAAAATATGCTAAAAGAGGGTAAGGACAGTATTGTATTGGTTCCTGAAATTTCACTGACTCCACAGATGATTGAAAGGTTTAAAGGGAGATTTGGCAGTGACATCAGTGTCTACCACAGCAAAATGTCTGATGGTGAACGTTTTGATGAATGGATGCGTATAAAAAACAAGAGAACTAAAATAGCTATTGGAGCTAGGTCTGCTCTGTTTTTACCCTTTTCCAATCTTGGCTTGATCATAATAGATGAAGAACATGAAAACAGCTATAAATCTGAAAGCAATCCTAAATATGATGCTCGGGAAATAGCAGAGTTTATAGCAATGCAAAAAGGGAGTAAGCTGGTATTAGGTACGGCTACTCCTTCTATGGATACCTACTATCGTGCTAAAGCAGGAGAACTAGAGCTGATAGAAATAAAAAATCGGGTAGATAATGCAAAGCTTCCTAATATGGTTTTGGCAGATATGCGGGAGGAACTGGCTAAGAATAATCGATCCATCTTCAGTTCTAAGCTCTACACCTCTATTGAAAAGGCCTTGGGAAGGGGAGAGCAGATTATTCTTTTCTTAAACAGAAGAGGATTTTCTACCTTTGTTTCCTGTAGAAAGTGCGGCTTTGTGTATAAATGTAAGCAGTGCGACATAACCTTAACCTACCATAAGGAAGATAATTTGATGCACTGCCATTACTGCGGCTACAGACAGCCGGTCCATAATCAATGTCCGGAGTGTTCAAGCAAATATATAAAGTATTTTGGCATTGGAACAGAGCGAGTTGAGGAGGAGGTTAAAAGATACTTTCCCTCTGCAAAGACTCTACGAATGGATATGGACACCACCAGAAAGAAAAATTCCTATATAAATATATATGAAAGCTTTAAAAAAGGTGAAGCTCAAATATTAATTGGAACTCAAATGATAGCTAAGGGCTTAGATTTTCCCAATGTTACCTTGGTTGGGGTATTGGCCGCAGATCTTACCTTAAATCTGCCTGACTATAAGTCAGCGGAAAGGACCTTTCAGCTTCTGACCCAGGTGGCAGGAAGAGCTGGAAGAAGCAATAAACAAGGTGAAGTAATAATTCAAACCTATACACCTGACCACTATAGTATTCAATATTCACTGGGCAATGATTACACAAGTTTTTATAATAGAGAAATAGGCATCAGAAATAATATGAATTATCCGCCTTTTACTGAACTTATAAATATTAACCTTAGCTCCAGCAAGGTAGATTTGCTGATTACTACAATTAAGAATTTAGGTATAGCAATAAATAGTTACTTGGAAGATAAGAATAATATTAGTATATTAGGTCCGTGTCCCTGTGCAATATCTAAGATAAAGGATATGCATAGATGGCAGATTATATTAAAAGGTCACTTTGATCATTTAACTGCAGCGAAGATTAAAGATATTGTATATGATTCTTTAAAAAATGTATACACTGAAGTAAGATTGAATTTAGATGTGAACCCAAATAATTTAATTTAG